The Opitutaceae bacterium genome has a window encoding:
- the raiA gene encoding ribosome-associated translation inhibitor RaiA: MTKTSHNESPSSAERTVIRGIHVDLTEAMKTAVLEKTARLFRHQSRIVRLRIDIELDKTRAEDQRFVAKGHIEIGGPDLVASVSSNGAYEAIDRLVDTLDGQLRRRASEYKERRHSDTLADHSEGL, translated from the coding sequence ATGACAAAAACCTCCCATAATGAAAGCCCCAGTTCAGCTGAACGCACTGTTATCCGAGGAATTCATGTCGACCTCACCGAGGCGATGAAGACCGCGGTGCTGGAAAAAACTGCCAGACTCTTCCGCCACCAGTCTCGAATCGTCCGCCTGCGGATCGACATCGAACTCGACAAGACCCGGGCGGAAGACCAGCGGTTTGTCGCGAAGGGTCACATCGAGATTGGTGGACCGGATCTTGTGGCTTCCGTCTCCTCGAACGGTGCCTACGAGGCCATTGATCGGCTGGTGGACACCCTCGACGGCCAGCTGCGCCGGCGCGCGAGTGAATACAAGGAGCGACGCCACTCCGACACGCTGGCGGATCATTCAGAGGGTCTCTGA
- a CDS encoding TetR/AcrR family transcriptional regulator, protein MKSKQRRAYQSPVREAQAAQTRERILEALGRIIGETGNSDVLFDRLAEVAGVQRRTVFRHFENRDVLLRAFWTWLNARITSQVLPETESQLVDLPVEAFEGLDRHENLIRASLHSEAGRELRHGALPERRAAFAKAIAPSAQGLSAAERRKLEGAIHVLYSASAWELLKDYCGMSGREAGQTVSWAIRALLSQARQSPSANLLSKGTK, encoded by the coding sequence ATGAAATCAAAACAGCGCCGCGCTTACCAAAGCCCTGTGCGCGAGGCACAGGCCGCGCAGACGCGTGAGCGTATCCTCGAAGCGCTGGGCCGCATCATCGGCGAGACGGGGAATAGTGACGTGCTTTTCGATCGCTTGGCTGAGGTTGCGGGAGTGCAGAGAAGGACGGTGTTTCGCCATTTCGAAAATCGCGACGTGTTGCTCCGTGCCTTCTGGACCTGGCTTAATGCCCGGATCACTTCGCAGGTCCTGCCGGAAACTGAGTCCCAATTGGTTGACTTGCCAGTGGAGGCATTCGAAGGCCTCGACCGGCACGAGAACCTCATTCGCGCGAGCCTGCATTCCGAGGCCGGGCGTGAGCTTCGTCACGGCGCATTGCCGGAAAGGCGCGCCGCATTCGCGAAGGCGATTGCCCCTTCGGCACAGGGCTTGTCAGCCGCGGAACGACGCAAGCTCGAAGGAGCGATCCACGTGCTCTACAGCGCGTCGGCCTGGGAGCTCCTGAAAGATTACTGCGGCATGAGTGGTCGCGAAGCCGGCCAAACCGTTTCCTGGGCGATCCGCGCGCTTCTAAGCCAGGCCCGCCAATCCCCCTCCGCCAACCTTCTGTCCAAAGGTACCAAATGA
- a CDS encoding NAD(P)H-dependent glycerol-3-phosphate dehydrogenase, with amino-acid sequence MNFVVIGAGAWGTAFALHLSRLGHTVTLVPRRFEHALALASVRENKDYLPGITLPNSLQVAHELAPALLEAEVILLACPSHALRDTCRQIQASRGGATALRLAVSLTKGLESGSHLRPTEVMAVELPGLVPAALTGPTNANEVASGRPAAMVLATPCIDGFTTQVQAALSGPTLRVYTTDDVVGAEFGGCLKNVYAIAAGCADGLRLGDNAKAALLTRALAEMVRVGQALGARAETFYGLSGFGDLSATCYGAWSRNRDFGQRIGEGQPVAALLANRRTIVEGYRTTEALADLCEKKAIYAPILSELRELLYDGKAPSHVLADLMGRELKREQA; translated from the coding sequence ATGAATTTCGTCGTCATCGGAGCTGGTGCCTGGGGAACGGCCTTTGCCCTCCACCTCAGTCGGCTTGGCCACACGGTGACCCTCGTACCCCGCCGCTTCGAGCACGCACTCGCCCTCGCCAGCGTGCGCGAGAACAAGGACTACCTGCCGGGAATCACGCTGCCCAACAGCCTGCAAGTGGCGCATGAACTGGCCCCAGCGCTCCTCGAGGCGGAGGTAATCCTGCTCGCCTGCCCTTCGCACGCGCTGCGGGACACCTGCCGCCAAATCCAGGCGAGCCGCGGTGGCGCCACGGCATTGAGACTCGCCGTCAGCCTCACCAAGGGGCTCGAATCCGGCTCTCACCTTCGACCCACTGAAGTCATGGCTGTGGAACTGCCGGGCCTTGTGCCCGCGGCACTCACCGGCCCGACGAACGCGAACGAAGTCGCCTCGGGAAGGCCGGCCGCGATGGTGCTGGCCACCCCGTGTATCGATGGTTTCACTACACAGGTGCAGGCGGCGCTCAGCGGCCCCACCCTGCGCGTGTACACCACGGACGACGTGGTGGGTGCGGAGTTTGGCGGCTGCCTCAAGAATGTTTACGCCATCGCCGCGGGATGCGCAGACGGACTCAGGCTCGGCGACAACGCGAAGGCAGCGCTCCTGACGAGAGCACTCGCCGAAATGGTGCGCGTCGGGCAGGCCTTGGGCGCGCGTGCCGAGACCTTCTACGGGCTGAGCGGCTTCGGCGACCTTTCGGCCACGTGCTATGGCGCCTGGAGCCGCAATCGCGACTTTGGCCAGAGGATCGGCGAGGGCCAGCCCGTGGCTGCGTTGCTCGCGAACCGGCGGACCATCGTCGAAGGCTACCGCACGACCGAGGCCCTGGCGGATCTCTGCGAGAAGAAGGCCATCTACGCGCCCATCTTGTCCGAGTTGCGCGAGCTCCTTTACGACGGCAAGGCTCCCTCTCACGTTCTAGCTGATTTAATGGGCCGGGAGCTCAAGCGGGAACAAGCGTAG
- the lysA gene encoding diaminopimelate decarboxylase, whose product MHHFHYVGQQLFCESVDLGEVARLYGSPTYVYSATTLTDHYQRLQKAMSGLDVQICYAVKANSNLAVLRQFAKLGSGFDVVSGGELKRVLAAGSDLRQSVFAGVGKTEAEIKAALQAGIFAFHVESEPELARINHVAGQMGVRAPIALRLNPDVDARTHAKVTTGKSENKFGIPIRSAAAAYEAAAKYPHLQVKGVQIHIGSQITEVGPFTEAVAKLVPVVQELKARYTIQYFSVGGGIGIVYRDALASGQAAWWDAQPDETRPLTPEAYGAALVPLLKPLGMKILLEPGRYLVGNAGVLVSKVEYLKRGQGRNFLIVDAGMNDLIRPALYESYHEIVPLRRDTTRAALVADVVGPVCESGDCFAKERQLQLVGEGEYVAFLSAGAYGAVMASRYNSRALPAEVMVKGSTFELVGARESLDSLFANEKIPAFLR is encoded by the coding sequence ATGCATCACTTCCACTACGTGGGCCAACAGCTGTTTTGTGAGTCGGTCGACCTGGGGGAGGTCGCACGGCTCTACGGCTCCCCGACGTACGTTTACAGCGCCACGACGTTGACCGACCATTACCAGCGGCTCCAGAAGGCGATGTCGGGGCTGGACGTGCAGATTTGCTACGCGGTGAAGGCAAACTCGAACCTCGCGGTGCTTCGCCAGTTCGCAAAACTTGGCTCCGGTTTCGACGTGGTCAGCGGCGGTGAGCTCAAGCGGGTGCTCGCGGCCGGCTCCGACCTGAGGCAGAGCGTGTTTGCGGGCGTTGGAAAGACCGAAGCCGAGATCAAAGCCGCACTCCAGGCCGGGATCTTTGCGTTCCACGTCGAGAGTGAGCCCGAGCTCGCGCGCATCAACCATGTAGCTGGTCAGATGGGAGTGCGTGCCCCGATTGCCCTCCGCCTTAACCCAGATGTCGATGCCCGCACCCATGCCAAGGTCACGACGGGGAAGAGTGAAAACAAATTTGGCATCCCGATCAGGAGCGCTGCGGCAGCTTATGAAGCCGCAGCCAAGTACCCCCACCTCCAGGTGAAGGGAGTCCAGATCCACATCGGCTCCCAGATCACGGAGGTCGGTCCGTTCACGGAGGCGGTCGCCAAGCTCGTCCCGGTGGTGCAGGAGCTGAAAGCCCGTTACACCATCCAATACTTCTCCGTCGGTGGCGGCATCGGGATTGTGTATCGCGATGCCCTCGCGAGCGGGCAGGCAGCCTGGTGGGACGCGCAGCCGGATGAGACTCGCCCGCTGACCCCGGAGGCTTACGGCGCCGCGCTGGTCCCCCTGCTGAAGCCCCTGGGAATGAAAATCCTCCTGGAGCCTGGGCGGTACCTGGTGGGCAACGCCGGGGTACTCGTGTCAAAGGTCGAATATCTCAAGCGCGGACAAGGGAGGAACTTCCTCATCGTCGATGCGGGGATGAACGACCTGATCAGGCCCGCACTCTACGAGAGCTACCACGAGATTGTACCCCTGCGGCGCGACACGACCCGCGCTGCGTTGGTCGCCGACGTCGTCGGGCCCGTCTGCGAGAGCGGTGACTGCTTTGCCAAGGAGCGCCAGCTGCAGCTGGTCGGCGAGGGCGAATACGTGGCATTCCTGAGCGCCGGCGCCTACGGTGCCGTCATGGCGAGCCGCTACAACTCACGGGCGCTGCCCGCAGAAGTGATGGTGAAGGGATCCACCTTCGAACTCGTGGGGGCTCGCGAATCGCTCGACTCGCTCTTCGCAAACGAGAAGATTCCGGCGTTCCTGCGCTGA
- a CDS encoding cellulase family glycosylhydrolase, giving the protein MISKLPLPLKILALCVVATVVSGFANAATFRKGVNLSHWLSQFSESRPYAAGWFTEKDIVWIAEHGYDHVRVPIDGRVWIKKDGTLDLEKVKPFDDVLGWARKQGLGVVLDMHFLPGADFNNDSRDTRVFTDAALQAKVADFWRQVAKRYAKEGDDLRFEILNEPVADENKQLNPFNAAMLAAIRESNPTRVVYLTSNKWSKFETVVDLEIPADPNVAITLHFYEPFVFTHQRASWVGASKDMPMIAFPGKVPELKQHLPADHFFLKRVGDTLKVEDEIDAPFAKVAAWAKKNAPGREIYIGEFGAIVFADDASRKAYAEAINAACERNGFTWAVWDYAGGFAVRGKDGKPTAFHEGLGLKKK; this is encoded by the coding sequence ATGATCTCGAAACTCCCATTGCCCCTTAAAATCCTGGCGCTCTGCGTGGTCGCTACGGTTGTCTCCGGCTTCGCCAATGCCGCCACCTTTCGAAAAGGCGTCAACCTGAGCCACTGGCTATCGCAATTCTCGGAGTCCCGACCCTATGCGGCCGGCTGGTTTACCGAGAAGGACATCGTTTGGATCGCCGAGCATGGCTACGACCATGTGCGTGTGCCGATTGACGGCCGCGTCTGGATCAAGAAGGACGGCACCCTTGACCTGGAGAAGGTGAAGCCTTTCGACGATGTGCTCGGGTGGGCGCGAAAGCAGGGACTGGGCGTGGTGCTCGACATGCACTTCCTGCCTGGGGCGGATTTCAACAACGACAGCCGCGATACCCGTGTCTTCACGGACGCCGCGCTGCAGGCAAAGGTCGCGGACTTCTGGCGCCAAGTAGCCAAGCGTTACGCCAAGGAAGGCGACGACCTGCGTTTCGAGATCCTGAACGAACCCGTTGCCGACGAGAACAAGCAGCTGAATCCCTTCAACGCCGCGATGCTCGCTGCGATTCGGGAAAGCAACCCCACGCGCGTGGTGTACCTCACATCAAACAAGTGGAGCAAGTTTGAGACAGTCGTGGACCTGGAGATCCCTGCCGACCCCAACGTGGCGATCACACTCCACTTCTATGAACCCTTTGTCTTCACCCATCAGCGTGCCTCCTGGGTGGGTGCGAGCAAGGACATGCCGATGATTGCCTTTCCGGGAAAGGTGCCGGAATTGAAGCAGCACCTGCCGGCGGACCATTTCTTCCTCAAGCGTGTGGGCGACACCCTGAAGGTCGAGGACGAGATCGACGCGCCATTCGCGAAAGTTGCCGCCTGGGCGAAGAAGAACGCTCCGGGGCGGGAGATCTACATCGGTGAGTTCGGTGCAATCGTGTTTGCCGACGACGCAAGCCGTAAGGCCTACGCAGAGGCCATCAATGCGGCGTGTGAAAGAAACGGCTTCACTTGGGCCGTGTGGGATTACGCCGGCGGCTTTGCGGTTCGTGGAAAAGACGGGAAGCCGACCGCCTTCCATGAGGGCCTTGGGTTGAAGAAGAAGTAA
- a CDS encoding cupin domain-containing protein, translating into MKTNIAICDRPSAASFWVLGDQLRYFGGIEGRGLHVFEVLIPPGSSTPPHTHESLEIFHVIEGEVTFGIFEVGEPRFVKGLPGTVVTVPSNCGHNYVNASQENARVLVIAEEQMHRFFNSVASPDPLKGPPSPADLERVGAACSRAGIHFLQLAR; encoded by the coding sequence ATGAAAACGAACATTGCGATCTGCGATCGTCCCTCCGCCGCCTCCTTCTGGGTGCTCGGCGACCAACTGCGCTACTTCGGCGGCATCGAAGGGAGAGGCCTTCACGTCTTTGAAGTGCTGATTCCACCCGGCTCCAGCACGCCTCCCCACACGCACGAATCGCTTGAGATCTTTCATGTGATCGAGGGCGAGGTGACCTTCGGCATCTTCGAGGTCGGCGAGCCTCGGTTCGTAAAGGGCCTGCCTGGCACTGTGGTCACGGTCCCCTCCAATTGTGGCCACAACTACGTCAACGCCAGCCAGGAAAACGCCCGCGTGCTCGTGATCGCCGAGGAGCAGATGCACCGCTTCTTCAACAGCGTCGCATCACCGGATCCGCTGAAAGGTCCGCCTTCTCCTGCAGACCTGGAGCGCGTGGGTGCCGCCTGCTCGCGCGCCGGGATTCATTTCCTACAGCTCGCGAGATAG
- a CDS encoding transposase, which translates to MRRNRIKGNPTEGASNYHCMSRTVNSEWLFAEADREALRELIWVVAEFCGVEVVTYVVLSNHFHILLRVPETVVVASQEVLRRYSVLYPAPSHYRTEQLEVLRREVEAGTPDGVAWLEKQRRQMGDVSHYMKILKQRFTVLFNLRHKRHGTLWAERFKSKLVEEGLALCTTAAYIDLNPVRADLVDDPKDYRFCGYAEAVAGAGSAQRGLCLAVGKLDWQTAAEPYRHLLFGAACTPRSKGRVLEVGALLRVIETGGKLPQHELLRCRLRYLTEGAVLGSASFVQKHLDKERQKYNRVRGLQPKKLPPLTDWGGLTILRRPRAGICLSQPDSRE; encoded by the coding sequence ATGAGGAGGAATCGAATCAAGGGGAACCCGACGGAGGGGGCGAGCAACTACCATTGCATGAGTCGGACTGTGAACAGCGAGTGGCTGTTTGCGGAGGCGGATCGTGAGGCGTTGCGCGAGCTCATCTGGGTTGTGGCGGAGTTTTGCGGAGTGGAAGTGGTCACCTACGTTGTGCTCTCCAATCACTTTCATATCCTGCTGCGCGTTCCCGAAACGGTAGTGGTCGCCTCTCAGGAGGTGCTTCGGCGTTATTCGGTCTTGTATCCCGCACCGTCGCATTACCGTACAGAACAACTGGAGGTACTTCGGCGTGAGGTCGAAGCTGGTACACCGGACGGTGTTGCCTGGCTCGAAAAGCAGCGTCGCCAGATGGGCGACGTGTCGCACTATATGAAAATTCTAAAGCAGCGCTTCACGGTGCTCTTCAATCTTCGCCACAAGCGCCACGGCACGCTTTGGGCAGAGCGCTTCAAGAGTAAACTCGTGGAGGAGGGCCTGGCGCTGTGCACGACGGCCGCTTACATTGATCTCAATCCTGTGAGGGCAGATCTTGTGGACGACCCAAAGGACTACCGCTTTTGCGGGTATGCTGAAGCGGTGGCAGGCGCGGGCTCGGCCCAGCGAGGCCTCTGTTTAGCGGTTGGAAAGCTTGACTGGCAAACTGCGGCGGAACCTTACCGCCACTTGCTCTTCGGAGCCGCATGCACGCCCCGGAGCAAAGGTCGGGTACTCGAAGTGGGAGCACTGCTCCGCGTAATTGAAACAGGCGGAAAATTGCCACAACACGAACTTCTGCGATGCCGCCTTCGGTATCTGACCGAGGGAGCGGTCCTGGGTTCAGCGAGCTTCGTCCAAAAGCACTTGGATAAAGAACGGCAAAAATACAACCGGGTCCGGGGCCTGCAGCCCAAAAAGCTTCCGCCCCTCACGGATTGGGGCGGATTGACGATCCTACGCCGACCTCGAGCGGGCATTTGCTTGTCCCAGCCCGATTCGCGCGAGTAA
- the panB gene encoding 3-methyl-2-oxobutanoate hydroxymethyltransferase: MAKITTHTLRKQKGSRPIVAVTAYDALMARLADDAGVDVILVGDSVGNILLGFNTTVPVTLDMMCHHTAAVSRAKPNALVVADVPFAEAHYEFERVLRACQRLIQESGAEAVKIEGGASLAPMVARLVDAGVPVWAHIGLKPQQVHALGRYRKFGTSPGEAEQLMADAKALADAGAFALLVEMVEPSVARALSETHAIPTIGIGSGGECDGQILVYTDFLGLTPGYVPAFARQFSDAGAAIKQGLAGYVDAVRNRSFP, from the coding sequence ATGGCCAAAATCACGACCCACACTCTTCGAAAGCAAAAAGGCTCGCGACCCATTGTCGCTGTCACGGCCTATGATGCCTTGATGGCACGCCTCGCCGACGACGCCGGGGTGGACGTGATCCTGGTCGGTGACTCCGTCGGCAACATCCTGCTCGGATTCAACACGACCGTGCCTGTCACCCTCGACATGATGTGTCACCACACGGCCGCGGTGTCCCGGGCGAAGCCGAACGCGCTTGTTGTCGCCGACGTTCCCTTTGCGGAGGCGCACTACGAATTCGAAAGAGTGCTGCGCGCCTGCCAGCGCCTGATCCAGGAAAGCGGGGCGGAGGCGGTAAAGATCGAAGGCGGCGCCAGCCTGGCGCCGATGGTCGCGCGCCTGGTGGACGCCGGCGTACCCGTGTGGGCCCACATCGGCCTCAAGCCGCAGCAAGTGCATGCACTGGGGCGCTACCGGAAATTCGGCACCAGCCCCGGCGAGGCAGAGCAGTTGATGGCGGATGCCAAGGCCCTGGCCGATGCCGGTGCCTTTGCTTTGCTGGTGGAAATGGTCGAACCCAGCGTCGCGAGGGCACTGAGCGAGACACATGCGATTCCGACAATAGGCATTGGCTCGGGGGGCGAGTGCGACGGCCAGATACTGGTCTATACGGACTTCCTCGGCCTCACCCCTGGCTATGTGCCTGCGTTTGCGAGGCAATTCAGCGACGCCGGCGCCGCAATCAAGCAGGGGCTCGCAGGATACGTTGACGCGGTGCGCAATCGAAGCTTTCCCTAA